From a region of the Sesamum indicum cultivar Zhongzhi No. 13 linkage group LG3, S_indicum_v1.0, whole genome shotgun sequence genome:
- the LOC105158996 gene encoding flowering time control protein FPA-like: protein MAPPTKSAAEATQNDDAAIKNLQRKILPSNNLWIGNLSPNVTDFELKHLFAAHGEVIGINLFPPRRYAFVHFKETEGANLARQGLQGYVLHGKPLVINFAKPAKPSNILWVGGINQCVNKEELQKEFVKFGQIKKLRYLKDQHIAYIYYMSVEEAAEALKSMNGKPIGGDKIHVDFLRSQSPRESQSLHIGSQEGGSQCSKVLLIRYPPPLVIEKHMLHGALSHFGEIKRINTSTDMHFALVEFRTEEEASCARECLQGKLFNDPRISIEFSSSEPGRRARLSECPYPPVQTDMLDLDRPVLASFGPHRPDVITRPITAPRVTFEPVVPGPGHQTPAGDPNLRRLSFATGMISFSSPGFSIPDKRVSGAWDGFHSNELHRESKRSRFDAPLSAEIMKTEGENYLTTLSVTTGAVGHHSDCIWRGIVAKGGLPVCRARCVAIGERIDTHLPNVVNCSGRIRLDVLSKKYASAIGFNLLLFLPDSEEDFASYTEFLSYLIAKDRAGVAKLDDGTMLFLVPPSNFLSKVLDASAPLRLHGLVLKFSEPGSNSRSMSALPIQPQYGDAHKETYLQTGYNVVYPEQRPLPVTYSGVLPKVSISPPEAPRLLSSSLQGHSVAPPDVNIFGGEAIDHHGTDASKFASSSNIQQEACRVPLANQSNVNDVSKPLPSEVECKHQNQQFQTAVNREVHERIETEAEKNERYSKLLLFAANLLSRVRQQRDSPPENGTRVDESAPSSGN, encoded by the exons ATGGCACCGCCTACAAAATCCGCGGCGGAAGCAACACAGAACGACGATGCGGCCATAAAAAATTTGCAGCGGAAGATTCTTCCATCGAATAACTTATGGATCGGTAATTTGTCACCAAATGTGACAGATTTTGAGTTAAAGCATCTGTTTGCCGCTCATGGAGAAGTGATCGGCATTAATTTATTCCCTCCCCGTCGTTATGCCTTTGTGCACTTCAAGGAAACCGAGGGCGCGAACTTGGCAAGGCAGGGTCTGCAAGGCTATGTTCTTCACGGGAAGCCTCTCGTGATTAATTTCGCTAAACCG GCTAAACCGTCCAATATCTTATGGGTGGGTGGAATCAACCAATGTGTTAACAAAGAAGAATTACAGAAAGAGTTCGTCAAGTTCGGCCAAATCAAAAAACTTAGATATCTCAAGGACCAACACATcgcatatatttattacatgagCGTAGAAGAAGCTGCTGAAGCACTGAAAAGTATGAATGGGAAACCAATTGGTGGTGATAAAATACACGTGGATTTTCTCAGGTCACAGTCTCCGAGAGAATCA CAATCCCTTCACATAGGCTCTCAAGAAGGTGGCTCACAGTGTAGTAAAGTGTTACTGATAAGATATCCTCCTCCTCTTGTCATAGAAAAACACATGCTTCATGGTGCATTGTCCCATTTTGGAGAAATTAAGAGGATCAATACGTCAACAGACATGCATTTTGCTTTGGTTGAATTCAGAACAGAGGAAGAAGCTTCATGTGCTAGAGAGTGTTTACAAGGGAAACTTTTTAATGATCCAAGGATTTCAATTGAGTTCTCCAGTAGTGAGCCTGGCCGGAGAGCACGGTTAAGTGAATGTCCATATCCACCCGTTCAGACAGACATGCTAGACCTTGACCGCCCAGTTTTAGCATCGTTTGGACCTCATCGTCCTGATGTAATCACGAGACCAATCACCGCTCCGCGTGTTACGTTTGAACCGGTGGTTCCAGGCCCCGGTCACCAAACTCCTGCTGGAGATCCAAATTTGAGAAGGCTATCATTTGCAACTGGAatgatctctttttcttctccagGTTTTAGTATTCCGGACAAACGTGTATCTGGTGCTTGGGATGGTTTTCATTCTAATGAGCTTCACAGAGAGTCTAAAAGATCAAGATTTGATGCTCCTTTGTCTGCTGAGATAATGAAAACTGAAGGTGAGAATTATCTTACCACACTAAGCGTCACAACCGGTGCAGTCGGGCATCATAGTGATTGCATATGGAGGGGCATTGTTGCAAAGGGTGGATTGCCTGTTTGTCGTGCTCGCTGTGTTGCTATAGGAGAACGGATAGATACTCATCT GCCTAATGTAGTTAATTGCTCTGGACGGATCAGACTGGACGTGTTGAGTAAAAAATACGCTAGTGCTATTGGGTTCAATCTACTTCTGTTCTTGCCTGATAGCGAAGAAGATTTTGCTTCATACACGGAGTTCCTGAGCTATCTGATTGCCAAAGACCGGGCTGGAGTGGCAAAGTTAGATGATGGTACCATGTTGTTTTTGGTCCCTCCATCTAATTTTCTATCGAAGGTTCTTGATGCTTCTGCACCCTTACGCCTGCACGGATTAGTGCTAAAGTTTTCTGAACCAGGGTCCAACAGCAGATCCATGAGTGCATTGCCAATTCAGCCTCAGTATGGGGACGCACACAAAGAGACTTACTTGCAAACAGGATATAATGTTGTGTATCCGGAACAAAGGCCATTGCCGGTTACTTATTCTGGGGTTTTGCCCAAGGTTTCAATATCACCACCAGAAGCGCCTCGTCTTCTAAGTAGCTCTTTACAGGGGCACTCCGTTGCACCACCTGATGTTAACATTTTTGGGGGTGAGGCAATAGATCATCATGGAACTGATGCTTCAAAGTTTGCTAGTTCATCGAATATCCAGCAAGAAGCATGTCGTGTGCCATTAGCCAATCAGTCTAATGTCAATGATGTGTCTAAACCGTTGCCTTCTGAAGTGGAGTGCAAACATCAGAATCAACAGTTTCAGACTGCTGTAAATCGGGAAGTCCATGAAAGAATTGAAACTGAGGCTGAGAAAAATGAGCGGTATAGCAAACTATTGTTGTTTGCAGCCAATCTCCTTTCCCGAGTACGCCAACAACGTGACAGTCCACCCGAGAATGGTACGAGAGTCGATGAAAGTGCACCCTCATCAGGCAACTAG